Proteins encoded by one window of Winogradskyella sp. PG-2:
- a CDS encoding Mrp/NBP35 family ATP-binding protein translates to MKLNKQDILNALKTITAPGEGENMVDSGAVTNVVTFADEVIVDITIKNPSLQAKKKTEVEILQTIHRTVYEKAKITVNIKVDAPKKPTTNEIKGKSIPGIQNIVAVASGKGGVGKSTVTANLAVTLAKMGFKVGVLDADIYGPSIPIMFDVASERPLSVNINGKSKMKPVENYGVKVLSIGFFTKPDQAVIWRGPMASKALNQMIFDAAWGKLDFLLIDLPPGTGDIHLSIMQALPITGSVVVSTPQNVALADAKKGVAMFQQDSINVPVLGIIENMAYFTPAELPENKYHIFGKEGAKNLAEDLEVPFLGEVPLVQSIREAGDIGRPAALQTATPIEEAFEAITREVVQQVVNRNEDLPATEAIKITTMAGCSAVNKK, encoded by the coding sequence GTGAAGCTTAATAAACAAGATATATTAAACGCGCTAAAAACTATAACCGCTCCTGGTGAAGGGGAAAATATGGTAGACAGTGGTGCAGTAACCAATGTAGTGACATTTGCAGATGAGGTTATTGTAGATATTACGATTAAAAACCCAAGCCTTCAAGCAAAAAAGAAAACAGAAGTAGAGATTTTGCAAACTATTCATAGAACTGTTTATGAAAAGGCAAAAATAACAGTCAATATTAAAGTTGACGCTCCGAAGAAACCAACTACAAATGAAATTAAAGGGAAATCGATTCCTGGGATACAGAATATTGTAGCTGTAGCTTCTGGTAAAGGCGGAGTAGGCAAATCTACAGTAACAGCAAATCTAGCTGTTACCTTAGCGAAAATGGGTTTTAAAGTTGGTGTTTTAGATGCGGATATTTATGGGCCATCAATCCCTATTATGTTCGATGTAGCTTCAGAAAGACCATTATCAGTTAATATTAATGGAAAGTCTAAAATGAAACCTGTAGAAAATTACGGTGTTAAAGTATTGTCTATAGGGTTTTTCACAAAACCAGATCAAGCTGTAATTTGGAGAGGACCAATGGCTTCAAAGGCTTTAAATCAAATGATTTTTGATGCAGCTTGGGGAAAATTAGACTTCTTATTAATTGATTTACCACCAGGAACAGGTGATATACATTTAAGTATTATGCAAGCACTTCCTATTACAGGATCTGTTGTAGTAAGCACACCTCAAAATGTAGCTTTGGCAGATGCAAAGAAAGGTGTCGCAATGTTTCAACAAGATAGTATCAATGTTCCTGTTTTAGGGATTATAGAAAATATGGCATATTTCACTCCTGCAGAACTACCAGAAAATAAATATCATATATTTGGTAAGGAAGGAGCAAAAAATCTAGCTGAAGATTTAGAAGTTCCATTTTTAGGAGAAGTGCCATTAGTGCAAAGTATTAGAGAAGCTGGTGATATTGGACGACCTGCAGCATTACAAACTGCAACTCCAATAGAAGAAGCTTTTGAAGCCATAACTCGAGAAGTTGTGCAGCAAGTGGTAAATAGAAATGAAGATTTACCAGCTACAGAGGCGATAAAAATTACGACAATGGCAGGTTGCTCTGCTGTAAATAAAAAGTAA
- a CDS encoding NifU family protein has product MSSEELKLNVEKALDEIRPFLQSDGGDINLLSIDDGRFVKVQLVGACTSCSVNQMTLKSGVEMTIKKYAPQIESVINVE; this is encoded by the coding sequence ATGAGCTCAGAAGAACTTAAATTAAACGTTGAAAAAGCATTAGATGAAATTCGTCCATTTTTACAAAGTGACGGTGGCGATATTAACTTATTATCTATCGATGATGGTAGATTTGTTAAGGTACAACTCGTAGGTGCTTGTACATCTTGTAGTGTAAACCAGATGACATTAAAGTCTGGTGTTGAGATGACCATTAAGAAATATGCTCCTCAAATTGAAAGTGTTATTAATGTAGAATAG
- a CDS encoding NAD(P)/FAD-dependent oxidoreductase, producing MITTDILIIGAGPTGLFTVFEAGLLKLKCHLIDALPQPGGQCSEIYPKKPIYDIPAYPEILAGDLTDKLLEQCKQFEPGFTLGERAETIDKQEDGTFIVTTNKGTKHQAPVVAIAGGLGSFEPRKPLIHNISDFEDKGVEYIIKDPEIYRDKKVVIAGGGDSALDWSIFLSDVASEVTLIHRRNEFRGHLDSVEKVQELKNKGKINLITPAEVIGIVGDRKVNAIVVKRSQHIEKEFEVECDHFIPLFGLSPKLGPIANWGLEIEKNAIKVNNALDYQTNIPGVFAIGDVNTYPGKLKLILCGFHEATLMCQAAYKIINPGKRYVLKYTTVSGIDGFDGTRKEAPKAVVKKIE from the coding sequence ATGATTACAACAGATATACTTATAATTGGTGCAGGTCCTACAGGATTGTTTACAGTTTTTGAAGCTGGTCTCTTAAAATTAAAGTGTCATTTAATAGATGCGTTACCACAACCAGGTGGTCAGTGTTCTGAAATTTACCCTAAAAAGCCGATTTATGATATTCCTGCTTATCCAGAAATTTTAGCAGGTGATTTAACTGATAAATTACTGGAGCAATGTAAGCAGTTTGAGCCAGGTTTTACATTGGGGGAACGGGCTGAGACAATTGATAAACAAGAAGATGGTACATTTATTGTAACCACTAATAAAGGAACAAAACACCAAGCACCTGTTGTAGCTATTGCTGGCGGTTTAGGAAGTTTTGAACCAAGAAAACCTTTAATTCATAACATTTCAGATTTTGAAGATAAGGGTGTAGAATATATTATTAAAGATCCAGAAATATATAGAGATAAAAAAGTAGTTATTGCTGGTGGTGGTGACTCGGCTTTAGATTGGAGTATCTTTTTAAGTGATGTTGCTTCTGAAGTGACTTTAATTCATAGAAGAAACGAGTTTAGAGGACATTTAGATTCTGTTGAAAAAGTACAAGAATTAAAGAATAAAGGGAAAATAAACTTAATTACTCCTGCAGAGGTCATTGGTATTGTTGGTGATAGAAAAGTTAACGCTATAGTTGTTAAACGGTCACAGCATATAGAAAAGGAGTTTGAAGTTGAGTGTGATCATTTTATTCCTTTATTTGGTTTATCGCCTAAGTTAGGACCTATTGCAAATTGGGGACTAGAAATAGAAAAGAATGCAATCAAGGTAAATAATGCACTAGACTATCAAACTAATATTCCGGGTGTTTTTGCCATAGGTGATGTAAACACTTATCCGGGAAAATTAAAATTGATTCTTTGTGGTTTCCATGAAGCTACATTAATGTGTCAGGCAGCTTATAAAATCATTAATCCTGGAAAACGCTATGTATTAAAATATACAACAGTAAGCGGAATTGATGGTTTCGATGGTACACGTAAGGAAGCACCGAAAGCGGTAGTTAAGAAGATAGAATAG
- a CDS encoding 2Fe-2S iron-sulfur cluster-binding protein has product MEQQDINITIIDREGEVHKIEAPTDMAMNLMEVVRSYELAPEGTIGVCGGMAMCASCQCYVLSETELPEMQDDEEAMLSEAFHVKDNSRLGCQIQMIPEMEGLEVELAPES; this is encoded by the coding sequence GTGGAACAACAAGATATAAACATAACAATCATAGATAGAGAAGGTGAGGTCCATAAAATTGAAGCACCAACAGATATGGCTATGAACCTTATGGAAGTTGTCCGTTCATACGAATTAGCACCAGAAGGAACTATTGGTGTTTGTGGAGGCATGGCGATGTGTGCCTCTTGCCAATGCTATGTGTTGAGCGAAACCGAATTACCAGAAATGCAAGATGATGAAGAAGCAATGTTATCTGAAGCCTTTCATGTAAAAGATAATTCACGTTTAGGTTGTCAAATACAAATGATACCAGAAATGGAAGGCTTGGAGGTTGAGTTGGCACCAGAGAGTTAA
- a CDS encoding metallophosphoesterase family protein, with product MSSKTRLDRAYKNAKHITFDDNSKFILFSDCHRGDNSFADDFANNRNIYFHALKHYYSEGFSYCELGDGDELWENLSFESILNTHKNVYMLMRLFHEQGRLHMIWGNHDMVYRDPKYVEKHLSTYFDPKIGEDVELFCNIKYNEGIVLQHLETKQELFLCHGHQADWWNYLFWKWSRFMVRILWKPLNVMGIADPTSPAKNYKELIKVERRTKKWIIDNKNLITIAGHTHRPRFPEPGDIAFFNDGSCVHPRSITGIEIENGKISLIKWQIVTTEDGTLKIDRFLLEGPTKLIDYKTE from the coding sequence ATGTCTTCAAAAACTAGATTAGATCGTGCTTATAAAAATGCCAAACATATTACGTTTGACGACAATTCTAAATTTATATTGTTTAGTGATTGCCATCGCGGGGACAATAGTTTTGCTGACGATTTTGCTAATAATCGAAACATTTACTTTCATGCTTTAAAACACTACTACTCAGAAGGATTCAGTTATTGCGAACTCGGTGATGGTGATGAATTATGGGAAAACTTATCTTTTGAATCTATTTTAAATACGCACAAAAATGTCTATATGCTGATGCGCTTGTTTCATGAACAAGGTCGTTTACATATGATTTGGGGAAACCATGATATGGTATATCGCGATCCTAAATATGTCGAAAAACATTTATCAACTTATTTCGACCCAAAAATTGGAGAGGATGTTGAACTCTTTTGCAACATTAAATATAATGAAGGGATTGTTTTACAACATTTGGAAACAAAACAAGAATTATTTCTCTGTCATGGTCACCAAGCCGATTGGTGGAATTATCTCTTTTGGAAATGGAGTCGCTTTATGGTTAGGATTCTATGGAAACCTCTTAACGTGATGGGAATTGCAGATCCTACAAGTCCAGCTAAAAATTATAAAGAATTGATTAAAGTAGAACGTCGCACCAAAAAATGGATCATTGATAATAAAAATTTAATTACCATTGCGGGTCATACACATAGACCACGTTTTCCAGAACCTGGTGATATTGCTTTTTTTAATGATGGTAGCTGTGTTCACCCAAGAAGTATTACCGGTATTGAAATTGAAAATGGGAAAATATCTTTAATTAAATGGCAAATTGTAACTACAGAAGATGGTACTTTAAAAATTGATCGATTCTTGCTTGAAGGACCAACTAAATTAATTGATTACAAGACAGAATAA
- a CDS encoding SGNH/GDSL hydrolase family protein, with the protein MKKLGLIVILLIVVFSCRVNDDQQITIPKSYKILALGDSYTIGQSVCETCRFPEQLKDSLITKISRQDTISLKVIAQTGWTTTNLKSAINNENLSNDNDIVTLLIGVNNQFQSKPFSLYEEEFPELVTTATTLANGNQNNIIVVSIPDYAYTPFGQGFGLSETTTEEINMYNAFAENYCAINNITFINITDITRNGLINTNLVASDGLHPSELAYTMFVERILPVAIEKIR; encoded by the coding sequence ATGAAAAAGTTAGGCTTAATTGTCATTTTACTTATCGTTGTATTTTCTTGTCGAGTTAATGATGATCAACAGATTACAATTCCAAAATCTTATAAGATCTTAGCATTAGGTGATAGTTATACTATTGGGCAGAGTGTTTGCGAAACTTGTAGATTTCCAGAGCAATTAAAGGATAGTTTAATAACAAAAATTTCCAGACAAGATACAATTAGTCTAAAGGTTATTGCACAAACAGGGTGGACAACTACAAACCTTAAAAGCGCAATAAATAATGAAAATCTTAGTAATGATAATGATATAGTAACACTTCTAATTGGTGTTAACAACCAATTTCAAAGCAAACCGTTTTCGCTTTACGAAGAAGAATTTCCCGAATTGGTAACTACTGCAACAACTCTAGCTAATGGAAACCAAAATAATATAATTGTGGTTTCCATACCAGATTATGCTTACACGCCTTTTGGTCAAGGTTTTGGGCTTTCTGAGACAACAACTGAGGAAATTAACATGTATAACGCTTTTGCAGAAAATTATTGTGCTATAAATAATATCACTTTTATAAATATTACAGACATTACAAGAAATGGTTTAATTAACACTAATCTTGTAGCTTCTGATGGCTTACATCCTTCGGAATTAGCCTATACAATGTTTGTAGAACGTATACTTCCTGTCGCTATTGAAAAAATTCGATAA
- a CDS encoding acyl-CoA dehydrogenase family protein, translating into MKPDLFEAPDYYNLDELLSEEHKLVRDAAREWVKRDVSPIIEEAAQKAEFPTQIVKGLAEIGAFGPYIPEEYGGAGLDQISYGLIMQEIERGDSGVRSTASVQSSLVMYPIWKYGNEEQRQKYLPKLASGEWIGSFGLTEPDFGSNPGGMVTNFKDMGDHYLLNGAKMWISNSPFCQVAVVWAKNEEGRIHGLIVERGMEGFSTPETHNKWSLRASATGELIFDNVKVPKENLLPNKSGLGAPLGCLDSARFGIAWGAIGAAMDCYDTALRYSKERIQFGKPIGQFQLQQKKLAEMITEITKAQLLAWRLGVMREAGTATSAQISMAKRNNVDMAINIAREARQMLGGMGISGEYSIMRHSMNLESVITYEGTHDIHLLITGLDITGLNAFK; encoded by the coding sequence ATGAAGCCAGATTTATTCGAAGCGCCAGACTATTATAATCTAGATGAACTACTCTCTGAAGAGCATAAATTAGTGCGAGATGCAGCCAGAGAATGGGTAAAACGAGATGTTTCACCTATCATTGAAGAAGCTGCGCAAAAGGCAGAATTCCCAACTCAAATTGTTAAAGGTTTAGCTGAAATAGGTGCCTTTGGACCTTATATACCTGAAGAATATGGTGGAGCAGGATTGGATCAAATTTCTTATGGTTTAATAATGCAAGAGATAGAACGTGGAGACTCTGGTGTACGAAGTACAGCTTCAGTACAATCATCTTTGGTAATGTATCCTATTTGGAAATATGGCAATGAAGAACAACGCCAAAAATACTTACCAAAATTAGCATCTGGTGAGTGGATTGGTTCTTTTGGGTTAACAGAGCCAGATTTTGGTTCTAATCCAGGAGGCATGGTAACGAATTTTAAAGATATGGGAGATCATTATCTTTTAAATGGTGCAAAAATGTGGATTAGTAATTCGCCTTTTTGTCAAGTTGCTGTGGTTTGGGCCAAAAATGAAGAAGGTCGTATCCATGGTCTTATAGTTGAACGTGGAATGGAAGGGTTTTCAACTCCAGAAACTCACAATAAATGGTCATTAAGAGCTTCTGCAACAGGCGAACTTATTTTTGATAATGTTAAAGTGCCTAAAGAAAACTTATTACCTAACAAATCTGGACTAGGTGCACCTCTTGGTTGTTTAGACTCAGCGCGTTTTGGTATTGCTTGGGGTGCCATTGGAGCTGCTATGGATTGCTATGACACAGCATTACGCTATAGTAAAGAGCGTATTCAATTTGGAAAACCAATCGGACAATTTCAACTCCAACAGAAAAAATTAGCTGAGATGATTACCGAAATCACTAAAGCACAATTGTTAGCATGGAGACTAGGTGTAATGCGAGAAGCAGGTACTGCAACCTCAGCACAAATATCTATGGCAAAACGTAACAATGTTGATATGGCAATTAATATTGCTCGAGAAGCAAGACAAATGCTTGGAGGTATGGGAATATCAGGGGAATATAGCATTATGCGTCATTCTATGAATCTTGAAAGTGTAATTACTTATGAAGGCACTCACGATATTCATTTACTTATTACTGGTTTAGATATTACAGGTTTAAATGCTTTCAAATAA
- a CDS encoding tRNA1(Val) (adenine(37)-N6)-methyltransferase: MNKPFKFKKFSINQDRCAMKVGTDGVLLGAWTSIKNNPFSILDIGAGTGILSLMLAQRSQAQTIESIEIDEGAYEQCSENFENSPWSDRLFCFHASLLEYVEEVDDQFDLIICNPPFYSEDFKSKNVARDLARFNDAMPFKHLIYAVAHLLSDNGIFSVVIPFKEEQNFINLASKIGLFLNRSLHVRGNPDSKIKRSLLEFSYKNTKVENNELIIETARHQYTEDYVNLAKDFYLKM; the protein is encoded by the coding sequence ATGAATAAACCGTTCAAGTTCAAAAAATTTTCAATTAATCAAGACCGCTGTGCTATGAAAGTCGGTACAGATGGTGTATTACTCGGAGCATGGACTTCTATAAAAAATAATCCATTTTCTATTCTCGATATTGGTGCTGGCACAGGTATATTATCTTTAATGTTAGCTCAAAGAAGTCAAGCACAAACTATTGAATCAATAGAGATAGACGAAGGTGCATATGAACAATGCTCTGAGAATTTTGAAAACTCTCCTTGGTCTGATCGTTTATTCTGCTTTCACGCTTCTTTATTAGAATATGTAGAAGAAGTTGATGATCAATTTGATCTTATTATTTGTAATCCACCCTTTTATTCAGAAGATTTTAAAAGTAAAAATGTAGCACGTGACTTAGCACGTTTTAATGATGCAATGCCATTTAAACATTTAATTTACGCTGTTGCTCATTTACTTTCAGACAATGGTATATTCTCTGTTGTAATTCCTTTTAAAGAAGAACAAAATTTTATCAATTTAGCTTCAAAAATTGGATTATTTCTTAATCGATCACTTCATGTCAGAGGAAATCCTGATTCTAAAATTAAAAGAAGTTTACTAGAGTTCTCTTATAAAAATACTAAAGTAGAAAACAACGAATTAATTATTGAAACTGCTCGTCATCAATACACAGAGGACTATGTGAATCTTGCCAAAGATTTTTACCTTAAAATGTAG
- the rimM gene encoding ribosome maturation factor RimM (Essential for efficient processing of 16S rRNA): MKKEDCFYLGKIVKKYSFKGELLAKLDTDEPDLYNNLDGIFIDLRGNLVPFFIESSQLHKSDLLRLKFEDVNTEADADSLMKTELYLPLDLLPKLDGDKFYFHEVIGFKIKDQNFGDVGTITGINDSTAQALFEIDRNGIEILIPMNDEFIVKVDRENKVIDVKTPEGLIDLYLE; encoded by the coding sequence ATGAAAAAAGAAGACTGTTTTTATTTAGGTAAAATTGTAAAGAAGTATAGCTTTAAAGGAGAACTTTTAGCTAAACTTGATACTGACGAACCTGATTTATACAATAACTTAGATGGCATTTTTATAGATCTAAGAGGAAATTTAGTCCCTTTCTTTATTGAATCTTCTCAATTACATAAATCTGATTTACTGCGTTTAAAATTTGAAGATGTAAATACTGAAGCTGATGCTGATTCACTTATGAAAACCGAATTGTATTTACCGCTTGATTTATTACCTAAATTAGATGGAGATAAATTTTATTTTCATGAAGTGATAGGTTTTAAAATTAAAGATCAAAATTTTGGTGATGTTGGTACAATAACTGGGATTAATGACTCTACTGCACAAGCGCTTTTTGAAATTGATAGAAATGGTATTGAAATTCTGATTCCAATGAACGATGAGTTTATTGTAAAAGTTGACAGAGAAAATAAAGTCATAGACGTTAAAACACCTGAAGGCTTGATTGATTTATATCTTGAATAA
- a CDS encoding 30S ribosomal protein S16, with protein sequence MPVKIRLQRHGKKGKPYYWIVAADSRAKRDGKYLEKLGAYNPNTNPATIELDVNGAVQWLQNGAQPTDTAKAILSYKGAMLKHHLAGGVRKGALTQEQAETKFNAWLEEKAAKIQAKADGLSKADADAKAKALEAEKAVNEARIAAAAPVVEEEVAEDVATEETAASKEEE encoded by the coding sequence ATGCCTGTAAAAATTAGATTACAAAGACACGGTAAAAAAGGAAAACCTTATTACTGGATCGTAGCAGCGGATTCTCGCGCTAAAAGAGATGGTAAATACTTAGAAAAACTAGGTGCTTACAATCCAAACACAAATCCTGCAACTATCGAGTTAGATGTTAATGGTGCTGTACAATGGTTACAAAATGGTGCTCAACCAACTGATACTGCAAAAGCAATTTTGTCGTACAAAGGTGCCATGCTTAAACACCACTTAGCTGGAGGTGTTAGAAAAGGAGCATTAACTCAAGAGCAAGCTGAAACAAAATTCAATGCTTGGTTAGAAGAAAAAGCGGCTAAAATTCAAGCAAAAGCTGATGGTTTATCTAAAGCTGATGCTGATGCAAAAGCTAAAGCATTAGAAGCAGAAAAAGCAGTAAATGAAGCACGTATTGCTGCAGCTGCACCAGTTGTTGAAGAAGAAGTAGCAGAAGATGTTGCAACTGAAGAAACAGCAGCTTCTAAGGAAGAAGAATAA
- a CDS encoding DUF6252 family protein, translated as MKKLILLSLVFFTIFSCGDEVQFNTPAFQGDRANQLWRAKAFSASIEANGFLTITGTNNIETVNLRVPSVIEGRYRVGNVNAMEAEYVDAFGTVYSTNNRPDPTVSVYPEIGEINIDEIDLVNKTFTGTFRFLAFDASGLNSVGYTNGIFYRVPLTSGEIPADPITCIDTEIDTETALLAYEASFASSLEFIVSADYRAACEAYAAALNNQRNYCGDLDGSIQAIIDGLGNCDLTCDQAIANRVEAESQYTAATIGDFNDKCAQYLFYLQEEIQFCGDVDGSIQTKIDGLDCGDDDGDGVPNAFEDFNGDGDLTNDDTDGDGTPNYLDTDDDGDGVLTADEAVDVDGNPIDTDGDLDVDYLDNDDDGDGLLSNFETGDTDGDGVADYLDDDDDGDTILTISENADPNADGNPVDAIDTDADGTPDYLQA; from the coding sequence ATGAAAAAACTAATCCTCTTATCTCTTGTTTTTTTTACAATATTTAGCTGTGGTGACGAAGTGCAATTTAATACACCTGCATTTCAAGGAGATCGTGCTAATCAACTCTGGAGAGCTAAAGCATTTTCTGCTAGCATTGAAGCGAACGGATTTTTAACTATCACAGGAACTAATAATATAGAAACAGTAAATCTTAGAGTTCCTTCAGTTATTGAAGGTAGATATAGAGTAGGAAATGTTAATGCAATGGAGGCTGAATATGTTGATGCATTTGGAACTGTTTATTCTACAAACAACAGACCAGATCCAACAGTGTCTGTTTACCCAGAAATTGGTGAGATTAATATTGACGAAATAGACTTAGTAAATAAAACGTTTACAGGAACCTTTAGATTTTTGGCTTTTGATGCATCTGGATTAAATTCTGTCGGTTATACAAATGGTATTTTTTACAGAGTGCCTTTAACTTCAGGTGAAATTCCTGCTGATCCAATAACATGTATAGATACCGAAATAGATACTGAAACTGCTTTGTTAGCTTACGAAGCCTCTTTTGCTTCGAGTTTAGAGTTTATTGTCAGTGCAGATTATCGAGCAGCTTGTGAAGCATATGCAGCTGCATTGAACAATCAGCGAAATTATTGTGGTGATTTAGACGGTTCAATACAAGCTATTATTGATGGTTTAGGGAACTGTGATTTAACATGCGACCAAGCTATAGCAAATAGAGTAGAGGCTGAGTCACAATATACAGCTGCTACCATTGGTGATTTTAATGATAAGTGCGCACAATATTTGTTTTATCTACAAGAAGAAATTCAGTTTTGTGGGGATGTAGATGGAAGTATTCAAACTAAAATTGATGGATTAGATTGTGGTGATGATGATGGTGATGGAGTGCCAAATGCTTTTGAAGATTTTAATGGCGATGGTGATCTTACTAATGATGATACAGATGGTGATGGTACACCAAACTATTTAGATACTGATGATGATGGAGATGGTGTTTTAACTGCAGACGAAGCCGTTGACGTAGATGGAAACCCAATTGATACAGATGGTGATTTAGATGTTGATTATCTAGATAACGACGATGATGGTGATGGGCTATTATCAAATTTTGAAACTGGTGATACAGATGGAGATGGTGTTGCAGATTACTTAGATGATGATGATGATGGTGATACTATATTAACAATTAGTGAAAATGCAGATCCAAATGCAGATGGCAATCCAGTTGATGCTATAGATACTGATGCAGATGGTACACCAGATTATTTACAAGCCTAG